The genomic region AGGGAATATTATTCATCCACCGCCGGGGACATAGTACATTTGTTTCCTGTCGCAGTTGTGGATATGTTTTAGAATGTCCTAACTGTGATGTTTCTTTGGCCTATCATCATCTGGAAGCAGGGGGACCAGAACTATTAAAATGTCATTATTGCAATTACGGGCGATCGCACCCTAAGCTGTGTCCAGAATGTGGGTCTCCCTACCTGAAATTTTTTGGTAGTGGGACCCAGAAAATAGTGCAGGAACTAAATCGACAATTTCCGGATTTGCAAGTGATCCGTTTTGATAGCGACACTACTCGCAATAAGGGAGCCCATCGCAAACTATTAGATCAATTTGCTAAAGGTGAAGCGGATCTATTAGTAGGTACCCAGATGCTCACAAAAGGGTTAGATTTACCCCAGGTGACCTTAGTGGGGGTGGTAGCAGCGGATGGACTACTACATTTATCAGATTACAGAGCAAGTGAACGAGCTTTTCAAACTCTAACCCAGGTTGCGGGGAGAGCGGGAAGGGGAGAAGAATCGGGGAGGGTGATTATTCAGACTTACACACCAGAACATGCGGTGATTGCTGCAGTGCAAAACCATGACTATCAATCTTTTTGCCGTGCTGAACTGGCCCAAAGAGAGGCTTTAAGTTATCCCCCCTGTGGGAGGCTAATCTTACTGAGATTAACCAGTTTAGATCCTATACAAGTACAGAATACGGCCCAACTCATTGCTACAACTTTCATTGAGCAACCAGGACTGGATATACTAGGACCAGCTCCAGCTAGTATTTTAAGGGTGGCTAATCGTTATCGTTGGCAGATATTATTAAAATTTGCCCCTGATATCCTACCACAAATGCCAGACTGGGGACAAATTTTCCAACTGTGTCCACCGGGTGTCAGTCTTACAATTGATGTAGACCCTCTTAATATCATCTAAAATCGCCTCCCTGGTAGAGTTGATTGCGGAAGATACCAGCTTAAAAAATCCATAAATATCCAGAAAGTAGTAAAACAGTAATGATTGATTAATGGAAACACATTTAGAAATACGGTCAAAAATAAGTTCAAAGATAAGTTCAAAAATACGTAGTTATGCAAAGTGTCTTACAAATCGTTATCATTCTGGGAATTGTCGTACTAATTACTCCTATCTTGGGTAGGTACATAGCCAATGTTTTTCTAGAACAGTCAACAATCTTTGATAGTCTGCTCAATCCCATAGAAAATATTATATATGTGGTCTGTGGAGTCAATAAAAAACAGCAGATGACTGTAGGACAGTATATTAAATCTGTTCTTGTCAGTAACTTTATCATGGGGATAAGCGCATATGTTCTTATTTCATTTCAGCAACTGCTGCCTTGGAACCCCAACAACCTAAATGCACCAAGATGGGACACAATATTACACACCACCATATCCTTCCTAACTAATACTGATCAGCAACACTACATACCGGAAACAACACTGAGCCATTTTAGTCAAACAGCAGCACTAGGGTTTTTAATGTTCACCTCAGCAGCTACTGGATTAGCAGTGGGAATAGCATTTATTAGGGGATTAACCGGAAGAAAACTGGGTAATTTTTACACTGATATTATCCGTGCCATCATCAGAATCCTATTACCCATAAGCATAATTGGGGCGATCGCCCTAGTAGCATTAGGAGTGCCAGAAACCCTGGAGGGAACATTAGTAGTCAAGACATTGGAAGGGAGAACCCAATATATACCCAGGGGTCCGGTTGCTTCCTTTGAGATGATCAAAATGATAGGACAAAATGGAGGGGGCTTTTTTGCTGCCAACTCAGCCCATCCCTTTGAAAACCCGAACAGTGTTTCAAATCTAATAGAAGCCATAGCCATGATTATCATACCAGCATCGCTCATACATAGCTACGGTGTATTTGCCAACAATTTGAAACAAAGTTGGTTACTATTTTGGATGGTATTCCTAATATTTGTGATTTTTGTCTGGGTGACAGTGGCAGGGGAAATGCAGGGAAATTACTTAGCTAACCAAATTGTAGGTATAGAAATACCCAACTTAGAGGGTAAAGAAATGAGATTTGGGGTAGGAGAAACCGGATTATGGGCGGTGATAACAGCTACTACCATGACCGGAGCGGTGAACGGGATGCTGGATTCATTTATGCCCCAGGGGATATTTTGTAATCTATCAAGCCTATTCCTGCAAATGGTTTGGGGTGGACAGGGAACAGGAACGGCTAACCTATTCATTTATCTAATCCTGACTGTATTTATCACAGGCCTAATGGTGGGAAAGACACCAGAATTTTTGGGGCGTAAAATTGAACAGCGGGAAATATTTTTAGCCAGCGCCATCCTATTGATTCACCCCATTATCGTTTTAGTTCCCAGTGCCATTGCTTTGGCCTACCCCAACTCCCTGTCAGGAATCAGCAACCCGGGATTTCATGGTATTTCCCAAGTAGTTTATGAGTATGCTTCAGCTGCAGCTAATAATGGTTCAGGACTGGAGGGACTACAAGATAATACATTATGGTGGAACCTAAGCAGTAGTTTAACCATTTTACTGGGGCGTTACGTTCCCATCATAGCCATGTTGCTATTAGCCAGTAGTATGTCTAACAAATCAACAGTTCCCCAAACCCGTGGTACCTTGAGAACTGATTCGGTAATGTTTACCAGCATTACAGCCTGTTTAACCATGATTTTAACCCTACTTACCTTTTTCCCCGTTCTAGTCTTAGGTCCGGTGGCGGAGGGTTTAAATCTGGTCTCTGGAAACTGATTAATCTCTTAATCCCAACTCCCCACCTATGAACTCCGTTGCAACTAAGCGCAAGCAAAGATCATCCCGTTCCCGAAATAAGAGTGGAGGTTTGAATGGCCAAAAATCGCGATTCAGCGATTTAGCGATTTACACCCAAGCAATTGGGGACACCATAATCAAGTTATCCCCTCAATATGCCATTAAAAATCCTATCATGTTTTTAGTGTGGTTAGGAACAATCATCACCCTAATAGCCACAATTTATCCGCCTGCATTGGGAACGGTTAATCAAACCAATCCTCGACTATTCAATGGTTTGGTGACCACAATCTTATTTTTCACGGTTATTTTTGCCAATTTTGCCGAATCTTTGGCACAGGGGAGAGGTAAAGCCCAGGCTAATGCTTTACGAAGAAGCAGAAAGGAAACCACTGCCAAGAAAATTGACCTTGATGGCACTATTACGGAAACCCCTTCTACCCAGCTGAAAAAAGGTGATACGGTTTACGTGTCAGCTGGTGATATGATCCCCGCCGATGGTGAGGTAATTATGGGTGTAGCCTCGGTAGATGAATCAGCTATCACTGGTGAATCCGCCCCAGTTCTCAAGGAATACGGTTCAGATGTGGCCAGTTCGGTCACTGGGGGTACACGGATTATTTCCGATGAGTTGATTATCCGCATTACAGCTGATCCTGGTAAGGGATTCATTGACAGGATGATTGATTTAGTTGAGGGGGCCCAACGGCGCAAAACGCCCAATGAAATTGCTTTGACCATTCTTCTGTCAGTACTGACATTGGTGTTCCTAATTGTGACAGTTACCTTACCATCATTTGCATACTATGTCAAGTCTCCTATTAATATCACCATACTTGTTTCTCTATTGGTAGCACTCATACCTACAACTATTGGCAGTTTACTCAGTGCCATTGGCATTGCGGGTATGGACAGGGTCGCCCAGTTTAATATTATTGCTACCTCTGGACAAGCAGTAGAAGCCTGTGGTGATATTAATACGTTGATTTTAGATAAAACCGGTACAATCACTTTAGGAAACCGCCTGGCAGAGTCCTTTATCCCTATTTGTGGACATTCAATCACGGAAATTGCCAATGTGTCATTAGCCGCTAGTATATTCGATGATACTCCTGAAGGTAAATCGATTATTAGACTGGCGGAAAAACTGGGTGCTAAATTTGATATTGATCGCCGGTTAGCTCAGGGAGTGGAGTTCTCGGCCAAAACCCGTATGAGTGGAACTAATTTACCGGGTGGTCATGAAGCGAGAAAAGGTGCTGTGGAAGCGATAAAGGCCTTTGTTCGTTCCCGTAATGGTCAGTATACCCCAGAATTGGAGAGTGCATATCAACAAGTATCCCGCCAGGGAGGCACACCCTTAGCGGTTTGTCTAGACGATAAGGTCTATGGTGTTATTTATCTGAAAGATATAGTCAAACCTGCTATTCGTGAGCGGTTTGACCAACTGCGACGGATGGGGGTGCGCACGGTGATGTTAACTGGAGATAACCATATTACGGCTGAGGTAATTGCTAAAGAAGCAGGAGTGGACGAGTTCATAGCTGAAGCAAGTCCAGAAGATAAAATTCATGTCATTCGCTCAGAACAAGCTCAGGGTAAACTGGTTGCTATGACTGGAGATGGCACTAATGATGCTCCCGCTTTGGCGCAAGCGGATGTGGGTGTAGCTATGAATACTGGAACCCAGGCAGCTAAGGAGGCTGCCAATATGGTAGATCTGGATTCTGACCCCACAAAACTTATTGATATTATAGCCATTGGTAAGCAATTACTAATTACCCGTGGTGCTTTAACTACCTTTTCTATTGCCAATGATATTGCCAAGTATTTCACTATTATTCCAGTAATTTTTGCTACTGCTAATCTCCAAAGTTTAAATGTTATGAGATTAACTAGTGTCAATTCAGCAGTTTTATCAGCCCTGACCTATAACGCTCTGATTATTCCTGCTTTAATTCCTTTAGCATTAAAGGGGGTGAAGTTTAGACCTTTGACAGCTAACCAGCTATTACAACGGAATATTTTAATTTATGGTGTGGGAGGAGTAATTGCTCCTTTTATTGCCATTAAACTTCTAGATCTGATTTTTACCTTTGTGGGTTTAGCTTAATTATGATGGCATTTATCAAGGAAGTTTTTCGCGGGATACGAGTACTTGTATTAATCTGGATATTAACTGCAATTGTCTATCCTTTGGTAATATTGAACTTAGGTCAGTGGGTTTTTCCTTTTACGGCTAATGGTAGTATCTTGTTCAACATTAAAGCTGAACCAATGGGTTCCTTTTTGATTGGCCAAAGTTTCACATCAGAACAATATTTTCAAAGCCGTCCCAGCGCCATTAGGTACAGTCAAGGCAAAAAATCTGCCCCCTATGGTATATCTGGAGGGAGTAATCTTTCTCCTACTAATCCACAGTTGATTGATAGAATTAGTCAAGAGGTTAGCCAATTAAAAGAGGAAGACCTTAAACCTATTGCAGACCTAATTTACACTTCTGGTTCTGGTTTAGATCCCCATATTTCTTGGAAAGCGGCAAGACAGCAGTTACCAAGAGTAGCAAAAGCACGGGGTATGAAAGAAGATGAAATAGAAAGCTTAATGTATAAGTACACAGATGGCAAATTTTTAAGTATTTTTGGCGAATCAGTGGTGAATGTTTTACGACTAAATTATGCCCTTGACCTTCAGTCTCTCAATCAGGGGGAACAATGAAGGAAATAATCCTCCCAACTCGTGTTATTGGTTTAATGAGTGGTACTTCTGTAGATGGTATAGATACCGCTTTAGTGGAAATATCTGGTAGAGACTTAGACCTGAAGGTAGAATTGTTGGCGGGGGAAACTTACCCCTATCCACCCCAACTACGGACTAAAATCCTCTCCATCTGTGGGGGAGAACAAATTTCCATGCTGGAGTTGGCTACTATCGATGATGAAATAGCCACGGTTTTTGCCCAGGCGGCCCAACATATTCAGGTTGGTTACCCCCCTGCCACTCTCATTGGTTCTCATGGTCAGACGGTTTACCACAGACCCACAGGAGAGGAAAATCACGTTCCCCTGGGTTATAGTCTACAGCTGGGTCGGGGTGCTGTTATTGCTCGCCTCACTGGTATTACTACTGTTAGTAATTTCCGTGTGGCGGATATTGCAGTCGGTGGTCACGGAGCACCCTTAGTCCCTAGAGTTGATGCTTTTCTCCTTAGTCATTTTCAGGAGGTTCGCTGTATCCAAAATATTGGTGGTATCGGTAATGT from Cylindrospermopsis curvispora GIHE-G1 harbors:
- the kdpA gene encoding potassium-transporting ATPase subunit KdpA gives rise to the protein MQSVLQIVIILGIVVLITPILGRYIANVFLEQSTIFDSLLNPIENIIYVVCGVNKKQQMTVGQYIKSVLVSNFIMGISAYVLISFQQLLPWNPNNLNAPRWDTILHTTISFLTNTDQQHYIPETTLSHFSQTAALGFLMFTSAATGLAVGIAFIRGLTGRKLGNFYTDIIRAIIRILLPISIIGAIALVALGVPETLEGTLVVKTLEGRTQYIPRGPVASFEMIKMIGQNGGGFFAANSAHPFENPNSVSNLIEAIAMIIIPASLIHSYGVFANNLKQSWLLFWMVFLIFVIFVWVTVAGEMQGNYLANQIVGIEIPNLEGKEMRFGVGETGLWAVITATTMTGAVNGMLDSFMPQGIFCNLSSLFLQMVWGGQGTGTANLFIYLILTVFITGLMVGKTPEFLGRKIEQREIFLASAILLIHPIIVLVPSAIALAYPNSLSGISNPGFHGISQVVYEYASAAANNGSGLEGLQDNTLWWNLSSSLTILLGRYVPIIAMLLLASSMSNKSTVPQTRGTLRTDSVMFTSITACLTMILTLLTFFPVLVLGPVAEGLNLVSGN
- the kdpC gene encoding K(+)-transporting ATPase subunit C, with amino-acid sequence MAFIKEVFRGIRVLVLIWILTAIVYPLVILNLGQWVFPFTANGSILFNIKAEPMGSFLIGQSFTSEQYFQSRPSAIRYSQGKKSAPYGISGGSNLSPTNPQLIDRISQEVSQLKEEDLKPIADLIYTSGSGLDPHISWKAARQQLPRVAKARGMKEDEIESLMYKYTDGKFLSIFGESVVNVLRLNYALDLQSLNQGEQ
- the kdpB gene encoding potassium-transporting ATPase subunit KdpB; translated protein: MNSVATKRKQRSSRSRNKSGGLNGQKSRFSDLAIYTQAIGDTIIKLSPQYAIKNPIMFLVWLGTIITLIATIYPPALGTVNQTNPRLFNGLVTTILFFTVIFANFAESLAQGRGKAQANALRRSRKETTAKKIDLDGTITETPSTQLKKGDTVYVSAGDMIPADGEVIMGVASVDESAITGESAPVLKEYGSDVASSVTGGTRIISDELIIRITADPGKGFIDRMIDLVEGAQRRKTPNEIALTILLSVLTLVFLIVTVTLPSFAYYVKSPINITILVSLLVALIPTTIGSLLSAIGIAGMDRVAQFNIIATSGQAVEACGDINTLILDKTGTITLGNRLAESFIPICGHSITEIANVSLAASIFDDTPEGKSIIRLAEKLGAKFDIDRRLAQGVEFSAKTRMSGTNLPGGHEARKGAVEAIKAFVRSRNGQYTPELESAYQQVSRQGGTPLAVCLDDKVYGVIYLKDIVKPAIRERFDQLRRMGVRTVMLTGDNHITAEVIAKEAGVDEFIAEASPEDKIHVIRSEQAQGKLVAMTGDGTNDAPALAQADVGVAMNTGTQAAKEAANMVDLDSDPTKLIDIIAIGKQLLITRGALTTFSIANDIAKYFTIIPVIFATANLQSLNVMRLTSVNSAVLSALTYNALIIPALIPLALKGVKFRPLTANQLLQRNILIYGVGGVIAPFIAIKLLDLIFTFVGLA